A window from Bradysia coprophila strain Holo2 chromosome X unlocalized genomic scaffold, BU_Bcop_v1 contig_20, whole genome shotgun sequence encodes these proteins:
- the LOC119068917 gene encoding uncharacterized protein LOC119068917, with the protein MEHSEQIRDFLPTDEELLHREKILLSLFDKYNTDEGSDPELVEDVNASTVSSENSVSGSSFVETSDCETEDNFDVEEMDKQLQPFIKDRVNGWAEKGINFQLKTVDRGVTVEEWLEANQEFTTTTKKRKTTVINENNKTTTITTMQTKTTTRTRTFNMRRDTAAQIRTIASGELMDGPDIEMATPTEHNYLPNALISSKKFDIPRGRQKQSTPDRLNLKPKAASTKGKRLSPQKVKLRNRNESIPAKSKSISKSKISQSDSGIFSEELSKEVSNEISSDLSDEVFTEVGKDVSNERSNKVFGDSVVGDDHNTSSRRAESDRPQKKETSHSRISKAVPKLRPPEIVVYSPSAGKSFGKRIDDEFMSVTKTDFKKGIDRKYHPYTDFSLIKKCVVPVNQRLMFVPPSDTATKKNSNSDDCETDDDDLMTSYTTTGHFYRMNSK; encoded by the exons ATGGAACACAGTGAACAAAT ACGTGATTTTTTGCCAACAGACGAGGAATTACTCCATCGAGAAAAGATTCTTCTCAGTCTATTCGAT aAATATAACACCGATGAAGGATCCGATCCGGAATTAGTTGAAGATGTAAACGCGTCGACAGTTAGCAGTGAAAACAGTGTTTCAGGTTCATCATTCGTGGAAACGAGCGACTGTGAAACTGAAGACAATTTCGATGTAGAAGAAATGGATAAGCAGCTGCAGCCATTCATTAAAGACCGTGTTAATGGATGGGCTGAGAAAGGCATTAATTTTCAACTGAAAACCGTTGATCGCGGTGTTACTGTCGAAGAATGGTTGGAGGCGAATCAAGAATTTacgacaacaacaaagaaGCGCAAAACGACCGTAATAAATGAGAACAACAAAACGACAACAATAACAACTATGCagacaaaaacaacaactcgAACTCGAACGTTTAATATGCGACGAGACACTGCTGCCCAAATACGAACAATCGCCAGTGGGGAGCTGATGGATGGGCCTGATATCGAAATGGCAACACCAACAGAACATAATTATTTACCCAACGCCTTGATCAGTTCGAAAAAGTTTGATATACCGAGAGGCCGACAAAAACAAAGTACGCCAGACCGGCTAAACCTGAAACCTAAGGCTGCATCGACTAAAGGAAAAAGATTGTCTCCGCAAAAGGTGAAGTTACGGAATCGTAATGAGTCAATACCAGCTAAGAGTAAGTCGATAAGCAAGTCGAAGATAAGTCAATCTGATTCAGGAATATTTTCCGAAGAACTTTCTAAAGaagtttcaaatgaaatttccagtGATTTGAGCGATGAAGTTTTCACTGAAGTTGGTAAAGATGTTTCAAATGAACGTTCCAATAAAGTTTTCGGAGATAGTGTCGTTGGCGACGATCATAATACTTCTTCCAGGCGAGCAGAATCCGATCGTCCACAAAAGAAGGAAACTTCCCATTCCAGAATAAGCAAAGCGGTACCCAAACTTCGTCCACCAGAAATCGTCGTCTATTCACCCAGTGCTGGAAAAAGTTTCGGTAAAAGAATCGACGACGAATTTATGAGTGTCACGAAAACCGATTTTAAGAAGGGAATCGATCGCAAGTATCATCCGTACACGGATTTTAGCTTAATTAAGAAGTGCGTTGTGCCAGTGAATCAAAGACTCATGTTCGTACCGCCAAGCGATACTGcaacgaagaaaaattcaaatagtGACGACTGTGAAACCGACGATGATGACCTGATGACGAGTTACACAACTACCGGTCACTTCTATCGTATGAATTCGAAGTAA
- the LOC119068919 gene encoding protein mago nashi-like, translating into MSTEDFYLRYYVGHKGKFGHEFLEFEFRPDGKLRYANNSNYKNDTMIRKEAYVHHSVMEELKRVILDSEIMAEDDSLWPPPDRVGRQELEIVIGDEHISFTTSKTGSLVDVNQSKDSEGLRSFYYLVQDLKCLVFSLIGLHFKIKPI; encoded by the exons ATGTCGACCGAAGACTTCTACCTTCGTTATTACGTTGGACATAAGGGCAAGTTCGGCCATGAGTTTCTGGAATTCGAATTTCGTCCGGACGGCAAATTGCGGTACGCAAACAATTCCAACTACAAGAATGACACCATGATCCGAAAGGAAGCTTACGTCCACCATTCAGTGATGGAAGAATTGAAGCGAGTAATTTTGGATTCAGAAATCATGGCTGAAGATGATTCATTGTGGCCGCCACCGGATCGTGTGGGCAGACAA GAATTGGAGATTGTCATTGGCGATGAGCATATATCATTCACAACATCAAAGACCGGATCACTGGTCGATGTGAACCAGTCCAAGGATTCGGAAGGACTGCGTTCTTTCTACTATTTGGTTCAAGATCTCAAATGTTTGGTATTTTCGTTAATCGGATTACATTTCAAAATCAAGCCGATCTAA
- the LOC119068918 gene encoding cysteine and histidine-rich domain-containing protein: MTLIPCYNRGCGKDFDPDTNTEESCRFHPGLPYFHDAYKGWSCCNKKSVDFTEFLNIKGCQVSKHSNEKPPEPEKPKQDVVVEEPPPMPSPVVNSALERIDFNAPLTVIEPTVAPALKQTIDNIGPSAAAKSVAADSSSIPVGTVCKNGGCGSVYESPVSDQSICCHHPGCPIFHEGMKFWSCCTKRTSDFATFLNQKGCSEGQHKWIQSKEDSEAIRCRYDWHQTATNVVIAIYAKSYHYAKSYVKVNPIRLDVCLVFPQQSDAEFTLNLELRGVIDVAQTKVQFLGTKVEISLAKAEPGSWAKLDFPKPVQPAPSMPATTNVDTKSDPDSDVDLDDIEAMNAVTIKDI, encoded by the exons ATGACATTAATTCCATGCTATAATCGAGGATGCGGAAAGGATTTCGATCCAGATACTAATACCGAAG AATCTTGTCGCTTCCATCCGGGCCTACCATACTTTCATGATGCGTACAAAGGATGGTCATGTTGCAACAAGAAAAGTGTCGACTTTACGGAATTCTTGAATATAAAAGGCTGTCAAGTGTCGAagcattcaaatgaaaaaccaCCAGAACCGGAGAAGCCCAAACAAGACGTTGTCGTGGAAGAACCGCCACCGATGCCATCTCCTGTAGTCAATTCGGCATTGGAACGCATAGATTTCAATGCACCTCTGACCGTCATAGAACCAACTGTTGCGCCAGCATTAAAGCAAACCATAGACAATATCGGACCGAGTGCGGCCGCTAAGAGTGTAGCTGCTGATAGTAG TTCAATTCCGGTTGGAACTGTGTGCAAGAATGGAGGTTGCGGTAGTGTTTATGAATCGCCGGTCTCGGACCAATCAATTTGTTGCCATCATCCCGGATGTCCCATATTTCATGAAGGAATGAAATTTTGGTCATGCTGTACAAAGCGGACGTCAGATTTTGCGAcgtttttaaatcaaaaggGATGCTCTGAGGGTCAGCACAAGTGGATACAAAGC AAAGAAGACTCCGAGGCAATTAGATGCAGATACGATTGGCATCAAACGGCCACGAACGTAGTCATTGCTATCTACGCTAAGTCCTACCATTACGCCAAAAGTTACGTAAAAGTAAATCCGATTCGGCTGGACGTTTGTTTAGTGTTCCCGCAGCAGAGCGATGCCGAATTTACGCTAAATTTAGAATTGAGAGGCGTGATTGATGTTGCACAGACGAAAGTTCAGTTTTTGGGAACCAAAGTGGAAATATCGCTGGCAAAGGCTGAACCGGGTAGCTGGGCGAAATTGGACTTCCCGAAACCGGTTCAGCCGGCACCAAGCATGCCAGCAACGACAAATGTTGACACTAAGTCGGATCCGGATTCGGATGTCGATTTGGACGATATTGAAGCTATGAATGCGGTCACAATTAAAGATATTTGA
- the LOC119068561 gene encoding RWD domain-containing protein 1 — protein MERNYKEDQTNEIEALDSIYCGEMEILATEPFHRFKLPISTEEFSTDEDNGLACHLVFTYTEKYPDTAPLVEIEDDVNFEDTYSARLIDHINETITENLGIEMIFSLVSSAQEWLNVRWDEHKKEEENRLSVKKLAEEEAERKKFEGTRVTVESFLAWRNEFELDTGIAAKREKLLGDNKKLTGKELFLRDNTLNESDLKFLLEAGDPIESVKIDESLFQNLDDLDFGSEDDDDEDYVPGKD, from the exons ATGGAACGAAACTATAAAGAGGACCAGACTAACGAAATCGAAGCATTGGATTCCATTTATTGCGGCGAAATGGAAA TTCTAGCTACAGAGCCTTTTCACCGCTTCAAATTACCGATATCTACGGAGGAGTTTAGTACCGATGAAGACAATGGTTTGGCTTGTCATTTAGTTTTCACATACACGGAAAAATATCCGGACACGGCGCCACTTGTTGAAATTGAAGATGATGTTAATTTCGAGGATACGTATTCGGCAAGATTAATTGATCATATTAATGAGACG ATTACGGAAAATCTTGGAATAGAAATGATATTTTCACTGGTTAGCAGTGCACAG GAATGGCTCAATGTGCGCTGGGATGAACATAAAAAGGAAGAGGAGAATCGATTATCGGTGAAAAAGCTAGCCGAAGAGGAAGCCGAACGAAAGAAATTCGAGGGAACGAGAGTAACGGTCGAAAGCTTTCTGGCATGGCGCAACGAATTCGAATTGGACACGGGCATTGCGGCGAAACGGGAAAAATTGCTCGGCGACAATAAGAAATTGACCGGTAAGGAATTGTTCTTGCGCGACAACACACTGAACGAGTCCGATTTGAAGTTTCTGTTGGAAGCTGGCGATCCGATCGAAAGCGTTAAAATTGATGAATCGCTATTCCAGAATTTGGATGATTTAGATTTCGGATCGGAAGATGATGACGATGAAGATTATGTACCCGGGAAAGATTAg
- the LOC119068539 gene encoding platelet glycoprotein V-like, which yields MRNSKLLTTLVIVGIVTRLQIISAQNVTVDGLCIYYYDSNSYTCDLHNVIINSPDQVLVINGDHLPDHSDFDVETLIHRNVSISYFNGEVLRKFRNLKYLAMGGVSHINENAFDVCDNLDRIYIGFNPLETFPPRMLQNCWNLRQFDASFNVYLTSIPEEIFGSTSNLEIFEVISTSGLFGALPPNLLRNMTNLKEFIFRSNYIANVDRDLLANAVRLEKVDLSQNSISDSFVITNLLNGHGSLKSIRVLRNRFRSFDLAFFAQFTELNDLQIGSDGQIDVDFIGWNDLPSSLTSIYFSNIGHDIPGDAFSHLTNLESLGFTGQRITNLHEDTFKQLVNLNDLGIQSTGIRSIPSNVFVDQTNLTQLFLSYNAIEELPEGVFASLTNIGFNRTALRGDLILSGNRIQRLNANSFGHHPYLQNIDLQFNEISEIEREIFDHFPNTMETVNLLWNNCTNTFFSYSSNLQNDERLQNCFNNWAGITTTEAPGSASSIVDGFVFSITFAVSTMFLMLKGQ from the exons ATGAG AAACTCGAAGCTACTAACAACACTCGTCATTGTTGGAATAGTAACTCGGCTCCAAATCATATCTGCACAAAATGTTACAGTTGACGGTCTCTGTATTTACTATTACGATTCGAACAGTTACACGTGTGACCTACACAATGTGATAATTAATTCACCCGATCAAGTTCTTGTAATTAATGGAGACCACCTGCCCGATCACAGTGACTTTGATGTTGAAACATTGATTCATCGAAATGTTTCCATTTCCTATTTCAATGGGGAagttttgcgaaaatttagaaatttgaaGTACCTGGCTATGGGTGGTGTATCGCACATCAACGAAAATGCATTCGATGTTTGCGACAATCTTGACCGCATTTACATTGGCTTCAATCCGTTGGAAACGTTTCCGCCGAGAATGCTTCAGAATTGTTGGAATTTACGGCAATTCGATGCGTCATTCAACGTCTACTTAACATCAATAcctgaagaaatttttggtaGCACATCGAatttagaaatatttgaaGTGATTTCGACTAGTGGACTATTTGGCGCGTTACCACCAAATCTACTCCGAAACATGACAAAtctgaaagaatttatttttcgatcgAATTACATTGCAAACGTTGATAGAGATCTACTCGCAAATGCAGTCCGTTTGGAAAAAGTCGATTTATCGCAAAATTCAATATCTGATTCGTTCGTCATAACTAACTTATTAAACGGCCACGGTAGCTTAAAATCGATTAGAGTGCTTCGAAACAGATTTAGGTCATTCGACTTAGCTTTCTTCGCACAATTCACCGAATTAAATGATCTACAGATCGGTAGTGATGGGCAAATTGATGTTGACTTCATCGGTTGGAACGATCTACCTTCGTCATTgacatcaatttatttttcgaatattGGCCATGATATACCAGGTGATGCGTTTAGCCATTTAACGAATTTGGAAAGTTTAGGATTCACCGGCCAGCGTATCACCAATCTGCATGAAGACACTTTCAAGCAACTCGTAAATTTGAATGACCTGGGAATTCAATCAACAGGGATACGATCGATTCCATCTAACGTTTTCGTTGATCAAACGAATCTGACGCAATTGTTCTTGAGCTACAATGCAATAGAAGAACTTCCCGAAGGAGTTTTTGCAAGTCTGACCAATATTGGTTTTAACAGAACAGCGCTTAGAGGTGATCTCATACTCAGTGGAAATCGCATACAGCGCCTTAATGCTAATTCTTTCGGTCATCATCCATATCTTCAAAATATTGACTTACAGTTCAATGAAATCTCGGAAATTGAGAGAGAAATTTTCGATCACTTTCCTAATACAATGGAAACTGTTAACTTACTGTGGAATAATTGTACTAACACATTCTTCAGTTATAGCTCTAATTTACAAAACGATGAAAGgttacaaaattgtttcaacaATTGGGCTGGAATAACGACTACAGAGGCACCAGGTTCTGCTTCTAGTATTGTCGATGGCTTTGTGTTTTCAATAACATTTGCTGTTTCTACCATGTTTTTGATGTTAAAAGGAcaataa